From the bacterium genome, the window GAGCAGGCCGGCCGCCGGCCGCGTGAAGAGCCCGACGAGGACGAGCAGTGCGCCCAGGCTCTCGGCGAAGGCCGCCGCCGCGCCCCAGACGACGGGCCAGGCGTGCAGGCCGAGGTTGCCCATCGCCTCCCCGACGCGGCGCCAGGTATCGGGTCCACCGGTCAGCTTCCCCCAGCCGTGGAAGACGAGCATGCTCGCGCCGCCGGCCACGCGCAGCAGGAGCAGGCCGAGGTCCAGGGCGAGCGGTCCGCGGGCAGGGTTGGCTCGTCGCATGGTGGCTCCTTTCGCGGGCCGCTAGGGTCGAGGCGGAAGCGCCGGCGGCGATTCGGGGCAGTGGGGGCGCGCCGTGACGGCCGGCGGCGGCGATCCCTCTCGCCGCCCCTAGAGCACCCGCATCACGGCCACGACCTTGCCGATGATGCGCACCTCGGCGCTGCCGGCCGGCACCCAGATCGGCTCCATCTGGCTGTTCTCCGGCTGCAGGCGGACGCCGCCGGGCTCCTTGTAGAAGGTCTTCACCGTGGCCTCGCCGTCCACCAGCGCGACGACGATCTCCCCGTCTCGGGCCGTCTCCTGCGGGCTGACCACGATCGTGTCGCCGTCGAGGATGTGCGCCTCGACCATCGAGTCCCCCACCACCTTGAGCAGGAAGTTGCCCTCCCGCGCGGCAAAGGAGGCGTCGACCTCGATCCACTCCTCGATGTTCTCCTCGGAGAGGACCGGGATCCCCGCCGCCACCTGTCCGATCAGGGGCAGGCGCAGCACCTTGCCCTCCGCCGATGGCCGGCGCGCGCCCAGCTCGAGCAGCTCGATGCCGCGCGAGCGCTCCCGGGCGCGGCGGATGTAGCCCTTGCGCTCCAGGGCCTCGAGGTGGTCCTGCACCCCCCGCGGCGAGCGCAGGTCGAAGTGACCGGCAATCTCCCTGATCGTCGGGGGATAGCCGTTTTCCCTCAGGAAATCTCTCAGAAAGTCCAGCACGGATCGCTGGCGATCCGTGAGAGCCGTTGGCGACATATCGCCCGCCTCCTGTGGAAGTACCAGCGGCGCCGGACCCGGCGGCTGGCTGCGGCGAGAAGCTGCCGGCCCGGGGCGGCCAAGAGCTCACAAGCACCCGAGCACAGGCCGGTCAAGGCCGTCAAGGAGAAGTCGATCGACCACCGCTCCGGTCGGCGGCGGTGAGGAACGGCCGGGGAGAAGGAGCGGGAGAGCGCGTCTCGCTCTGCCGAAACCCTGCGAGCCGAACCCTCCCTTTCGGCCCGCTGGCGCCCCTCCTCCCCGGTCAAAACGCCGGCTGCCGCCAGCTGCGCCGTGAGGCGCCGGCCGGCGGGACAGCCCTCCACCCGGGCCAGTGCGGTCGCCGGGTAGATGCCGCCGTCCGGATGGACCGGACAGCCCGGGCAGAGGGCATAGAGCTCGGGGCCTCCCGGGAGACCGGGAAGATGGGCCTGATTGGCCCGGGAGTCCCCGGGGTGACTGCCTGTGACCAGAAAGCGGCGGGCGTTGGCCAGGGCCGTCTCCAGGTCCAGGTCGGCACGGGGGCGCCGCGGCGCCGCCGTGGCGAAAAGGTCGATCTGCCGGTCCTCGATCACGCGCATCAGCGACTTCCTCCCAGCAGGCGGGCCCGCTTGACGGTCCCGCGTCCGAAGCGCGCCCCGAGGGCGTCCATCGCGCCGTCCAGGCGCGCTTCGCGTTCCGGCGTCTCGCCGGCGAAGAGGCTGAGCGGCACGGCGTCCCGGGGAACCAGATTGCGCAGCGAGATGCCCAGCAGCCGCACCTTCTCGCCCCGCCGATCCACCGTGTCCAGCAGGCGGCGGGCGGACTGGAAGATGAGCAGCCCCTGATCGAGGCACTCGCTGCCGGTGACGGAGCGGCTCAGGGTGCGGAAGGAGGCCGTGCGCAGCTTCAAGGTCAGCGTGCGGCCGGCCACCCCCTGCCGGCGCAGGCGCCGGGCCACCTTCTCGGCCAGCTCGAGCAGGGTGCGCTCGAGCACGCGCAGCTCGTCCTGATCCTCGTCGAAGGTGTGCTCGTGGCCCACGGACTGCTCGGCGGGCCGCTCGGCCTCCACCGCGCGCGGATCC encodes:
- a CDS encoding DoxX family protein, giving the protein MRRANPARGPLALDLGLLLLRVAGGASMLVFHGWGKLTGGPDTWRRVGEAMGNLGLHAWPVVWGAAAAFAESLGALLVLVGLFTRPAAGLLAITMLVAALYHLNLPPASAGAGWQGASHALELLGVFLALALAGPGRFAIRR
- the lexA gene encoding transcriptional repressor LexA, whose translation is MSPTALTDRQRSVLDFLRDFLRENGYPPTIREIAGHFDLRSPRGVQDHLEALERKGYIRRARERSRGIELLELGARRPSAEGKVLRLPLIGQVAAGIPVLSEENIEEWIEVDASFAAREGNFLLKVVGDSMVEAHILDGDTIVVSPQETARDGEIVVALVDGEATVKTFYKEPGGVRLQPENSQMEPIWVPAGSAEVRIIGKVVAVMRVL